AATACCAATTCTGATTTGATTTATATGACCACTTCTGCCTTCAATCAAGATGAGAACTTTGCAATTCTGAAAAATCTGACTTCTGGAAAATTCAATTTGCTTCGTTTCAACAGAGCTTTGGCACAAGTGTATTACAAAGAAATTTTGAACGCACCAGATTTTGATAAAGCCACAAAATTTGCTGTAAGTCCCGATTCAGGATATTTGTTTTATGCTGTTGGAGGCAAATTATATGAGTATGATAACGGAACCCAAACGGCTAAATTGATGTTGGATAAAGGAGCTGAAGAAATCACCTATATTAATTTCAATCCAAGAGCTACAAATAAAAACAAATATTTGATTGTTGGAAGTTATGGAACTACCGGAAAGTTAGAACTCTATCAGGTTCCTCCGGTAAATGGTAATTTAATTTTATTAAACAAATACGAAGGTTTATGCAAAATTGTTGATGTTGCATACCGCGGTAGATAACTAAAAACCTTAAACAAAGCCGAATGAAGAGCGAAATTCATTCTTCATTCGGTTTCTTAAAAACCACATTTTATGAAACGTTTTTTTAAAATCGCAAGTGCAGTTTTGCTGCTTGCCTGTCCTTCTATTGTCTTAAAAGCACAGACACAATCAACTGATGAAAGTTGGGAATTGGCCAAAAAACAAGCCCAAACGGAGAAAAAATTAATCTTTGTCGATTTGTATTTTACGGGTTGTATGCCGTGTGCACAAATGGACAAAGAGGTATTTCCGGATCCTAAAGTGGCCACTGTTTTAAGTGCTGATTTTGTCACTTTCAAATCTGATATTCTTAAAGAAGAAATCGGTAAAAAATTATGTATGAAGTATGGCGTTACCGGATTTCCGACTTTTTTATTTATGAGTGCAGATGGAAAAGTAATTGATACTGAAGGCGGTTTTCAAAACGCAGCGCAATTTACAGCCTTACTGCAAAATGCAAAAGAAGCAGCTAAAAAAGGGCTTTTCAAAAAGTATAGTACGAAAATTGAGGAAAAAGAGTATCCCGATTTTTACAAAGAGGCTTATCTGAACGGAAAAAGGAATGTTTCTTTTGAAACTGCCGATGCCTATTTAAAAGCACAGCCTTCACTAACTGCCGAAGTTCCATTCGTTATCATAAGTGGTTTAAGAATCGGACGTCAATACGATGATTTTTATTTAAAGAATGCAAAACAACTTTATAAAGACTACGGTTCCGGAAGCGTTTCTAATCATGTGTTTACCATTTTACAGCGCAAGAAAAAAGACTTTGAAAAAACGAAGGATTTAGCGGGTTTCAAAAAATTACTTGAAGAAATGAAACCGCTTTATTCTGCAGAAGACTGGACAAAATTTGAGGGTATTTTATTGAAAGATTTTGGCGTAGAAAAAGTGGTAACTAATCCCTATACTTTACAAAAGTAATCTGAAATGAAAAAGATATTCTTATTTTCAATAATGATTTTTGGATATTCAGTTTGCGCTCAAAACGGCGTTCAAAAATCTATTGAATCTTTCGAAAAAGCCTTTCAAAATAAAAATTATAATGATATAAAAAATCTTCTGGCGCCAGAATTTAATGTTGGAGCCGGAGATTCTTCTTCAAATGAATTTTACTTAAACGCTATTTTTAATGCTTTTCCGGTTTTAGATTCTATCCAAATGGGAAAATCAGTGACTATTAAAAATGAAACTTTTGTTTCGGCTGATTTTTGTTTCAAAGGAAAAGAAAAGAAACCCACTCAAATAGTCTTCAATAAAGAAAACAAAATACGCTATGTTACTTTTTTTGACGGATTATACAGAGTAGATCGAAATGCTGAGGTAAAAAAAATGGCCAGCATTCCGTTTGAAATTGTAGAGAACGGAATCGCCATCAAAATAAAATTAAACAAAGCAAACAGAGAATTTTTAATGCTTTTTGATACGGGCGCAGACGGAATGGCTCTAAATCCGGACAGTGCTTATAAAGCAGGAGTTGTGGTTACTAAAAGTAAATCGGCATCTGTGGTTGGCGGAAGTCAGCAAGTGCAGTATTCGGCAGATAATACGATTTATATTGGCGATCAGGTTTTAAAAAATCAAGGCTTGGTCATTTTTCCAAAACATGGCGTTTATGACGGATTATTTGGCGCCAATTTGCTGCGTAATTATATCACGTCTGTCAATTTTGACACCATGACAATTGACTTGTACAATTTTGGAAATTTCAATTATTGGGGAAAAGCAAAACCATTAGTTTTTGATTATAAATCGGGACTTCCGGTAGTACAAATGAATCTGACTTTTGAAGATAAAAAAACAGTCGAAGGCAATTTTACTTTTGATACCGGCGCTGGTTATGATCTAATTGCTTACGGCCCTTTTAATCACAAAAATAATCTGGAAACCAGTTTAAAAAACGAATATACATCTGTCAATTACAGCTTAGGAAAACAAACTAAAATTGTGGGAGGCGCAATACCAAATGTTGCTATTAACGGAAATAATTTTCCAGATGTAACAATTGCGGTTCAGGAATATGACGAAGCCAATAAAAACTGGGCTTTTGCAGATGGATCTTTGGGAATTGATTTAATAAAACGCTTCAATTTTACAATAGATGTACTCCATAAGACCGTTTATTTGGAACCCAATAAAAACTTTAAAAAGAGATCTTCATTTTATATCGCCGGACTTAATTTGGATTTTGATGAAAACCAGAATCTTATAGTAAAACGAATTTTAGATCAGGAAAACGAAGATTTGAAGAAAGTCAAAACCGGTGCAAAAGTTACACAGATTAATGATTTTGAAGCCAAAGATTTATTGAAACCGGAAAATCTTAAAAAACTAAAAGAGAATAAAGAAAGTAAAGACCTGATTATTGAACAAGAGGATCAGTCAATGCGCATTACAATTTAAAACAATCAAAAAACAAATAACTATTATGAAAAAACACATTTTTTATTTCATTTTGACCTTTATTGCGGTTCAAATGAGTTTTGCTTCCAGCATTTCAGAATATGCAGTAATTAAAGGAACAGTTTCGATTCCGGATTTTATAGCAAAAGAAGTTACACTTTATAATGTTGAAGAGGGAAAGCCAGCGGTTGCTGCAACTGCTAAAGTCAATACTCTGGGGGAATTTGGCTTTATGATACCAGTTTCAGCGTCTGGCTTCTATTATGTAGATTACGGACAATTTAAGGGAAGAACTCAGTTAATTCGTTTGTATTTAGAACCAAAATTGGATATCAATTTGGTTATCAACAAAGAACATTATGTTTTGAGCGGAAAAAATGTGGGTCAGAATGTTCTGGTTCAGAAAGCAAACGAAATTTACAATGAATTTGCACCATTTGCAAGACTTGGAGGAAATGTAACTTATGTACAATTTTATCCTTGGCTTGATAAAGGTGTAGCAAAAGCAAATGAATTTTCAAAATCAATAAATACAAAAGATGCTAATTTCAATAAGTTATTAAAATTGGCAGTAGCAACAGATGTTGAAGAATCGACTTATACTTTTTTTAGATTACCTAGAACTGCATTTCCGGATAAAGACGATCGTCCTGCAGTTATAAAAACGTGGCAGACAGATAAAAAGTTTACAGATCCGGATTTGTTAAAATTACATAACGGTGTCACTTTAATGTCAAATTATTTCTTTTATATAAGTGTAAGCGGAGCCGCAGTTCCAAAGCGTTTAGATATTGTTGAAACATTAAATCATATTACTGATCCAGCTTTAAAGGATGTGTACCTTCGTGAAGAAGTTGCAACGTCAAGAATGAAAATTGAAGAATATGAAAAAGTAGCACCAAGTATAAAACCTTATATGATTTCTGATGCCAGTAAAACATTTTTAGTTGAATACGAAAAAGTATTGCATAAAAACGTAGGTCAGAAAGGATTAAATTTTTCATATAATGACATAAATGATAAACCGGTTTCATTTTCTGATTTCAAAGGAAAATTTGTTTACATTGATTTATGGGCAACCTGGTGTGGACCTTGTAAAGCTGAAATTCCTCACATGAAAAAAATTGAAGAAGATTATCACGGAAAAAATATTGTATTCGTAAGTCTTTCGTTAGATAAATCAAAAGATGCACAAAAATGGAAAGATTTTGTTACTAAAGAGCAATTAAAAGGAATTCAGTTAATGGCCGATAAAGATTTCAATTCTGATGTCGCTAAAAATTATGAAGTAAATGCGATTCCGAGATTTTTATTGTTCGATACTAAAGGTAACATTATCAACACCGATGCTTTGCGTCCATCTAATCCTGAGTTGAGAGAACAACTGGATAAATTATTGAAAGGTTAATATAAGTTTTATGAAATACAGCAAAAAAATATCAGTTTTACTGCTTTTTATCGGAAGCTTGACATTCGCACAGAATTACAAGACAAATGACCCAATTGCAGTCAATCAGAAAATAAAAAAAGGCGTTTTGCCAAACGGTATGACGTATTATATTTACCCGACAGATGTAAATAAAAATACGGCAAGTTATTACATCATTCAAAATGTAGGTTCGATTTTAGAAAACGATCAGCAGAAAGGTTTAGCGCATTTTCTGGAACATATGGCGTTTAACGGAACCAAAAATTTTGAAGGAAAAGGCATTCTGAATACGCTTCAGAAACAAGGAGCCGTTTTCGGAAAAAATATTAATGCTTACACTAGCACAGACGAAACGGTTTACAATTTAGACAATATTCCGTCAAAAGATGGCGGAGTAGTAGATACTTGTTTGCTTGTTTTGCACGACTGGTCTAACTTTTTGTCTCTGACAAATGAAGAAATCGATGCCGAACGCGGTGTAATTACCGAAGAATGGCGTACCAGACAAAATGCAAGAGCAAGAATTTACAATCAGTTAGCGCCGTATTATTACAACAATTCGCTGTATGCAGACCGTATGCCAATTGGAGATATGGATATTGTTAAGAATTTTAAATATCAGGTTTTAAAAGATTTTTATAAAGATTGGTACCGTCCCGATTTACAGGCAATCGCAATTGTTGGAGATATCAATGCGGACGAAATTGAGGCAAAAATCAAAAAGCTTTTTGCTGATATTCCAGCACCTCAAAATCCTAAAAAACGTTTTGAAATTGCTATTCCAGAAAGAGCAGAACCAACTTTTAAACTGGCTTTAGACAAGGAAATTTCAGCTTCGGGAATTAGTTATATGATTCGTCATGTTTCTGAAAAACCAACCGGAACTTATGCCGATTTAGAAAAATCTACACAACGTAGCATAGCTTTTTCTATTTTGAATAATCGTCTGGGAGAAATGGCGCAAAAACAAGAATGCCCGTTTAAAGGCGCACAAATTGGGTATCAGAGTTATTCTCGTCTTAACGATATCTGGGTTTTATCTGTTTCACCAAAACCGGGAAAACAAGAAGAAGCGTTTGCAATGGTAATGAAAGAATGGGTTCGTGCTTATAAATTTGGTTTTTCAAAAGGAGAAATCGAAAGAGCAGTAACTGAAACCATTTCGGGCTACGAAAATTATTTAGAAAAAATAAATGAGATTTCACATAAGGATGTCATCGGAATGGTAAAAGATGATTACCTAAATCACGAAGTTATTGCCGATCCTAATGCAGAATTTGAAATAACAAAAAGCATTTTAAAAAATATTGACACCAAAATTCTTCAGGAACAAATTAGTAAATTATACACCTCGCAAAACCGTGTTGTAACAGTTACTGGTGTAGAGGGTGAAGAAAATTTAACGCAGGAAAAAGCATTTGCTGCTATTCAGAAAGCAGAGAACGATGCGTCGTTGCAGCCTTATGTGGACACTTTTGAAGGAAAAACACTTTTAGGAAATCTGAAAATCAATTCTGGAAAAATTGTTTCGGAGAAAAAAGAAACGGCGATCGATGCTACCACTTTTGTATTGAGCAATGGTGTAAAAGTACATTACAAATTTGCCGATAAAAATAAAAAAGAAGTAGAGCTTAAAGCCGAAAGTTTTGGCGGAACTTCATTGTATGAGCCGCAAGATCTTCCATCAATCGGGCGCACTACAGCTTTGGCAATGATGTCTGGTGTTGGAGAACTTTCAAATGTTGATTTAGACAAAGTTTTAAAAGGAAAAATTGCCAATTCTTCTGTAAGCATCAGTTCACTTAAAGAAACCGTTTCGGGTTCGGCAAATGTAAAAGATATCGAAACGATGATGCAATTGATTCATTTGCGTTTTGTACAGCCAAGATTTGATAATCAGATGTATGCGCTATTAAAACAAAGATTAGAAAATTCGCTTAAAAACAGAGCAAATGATATCAATGCAAAAATGGAAGACAGTTTATCTGTGGTAGTTTATGGAAAAAACAACCCGAGAGTACAGCTGTTTAATCAAAAATATATCGACGATTTATCTTTTGATAAAATGAAAGCGTTCTATCTGGATCGTTTTGCAGATGTATCTAATTTTGAGTTTTACATTGTAGGAGATGTTTCACCAGAAGTTTTAAAACCCTTGCTGGAAAAATATATTGCCAGTATAAACGGGATTAAACGTAAAGAGAAATTTAAAAGCGATGTTCCAAAATGGGTTTCAAACAAAATAGATCAAGATGTTTTTATTAAAATGCAAACACCAAAAAGCTCGGTTCGTATTGCATTTGTAAAAGATTGTGCGTTTACACAAAAAAACAGAATCTTAGTTTCTTTCTTGTCTGATGTTCTTACGTTGCGCTATACAGAAAGTCTGCGTGAGAAAGAGGGCGGAACTTATGGTGCACAGGTAAAAGCCAGTATTGATAAATTGCCGGTTTCAAAAGCAAACCTTCAGATTTTATTTGATTGTGATGCAGAAAAAGTAGAACACTTACTGCCAATTGTGTATCAGGAAATTGATAAAATCAAAAAAGGTGAAATCGCGGCAGAAGATGTAGAAAAAACGAGAACGAATTACCTTAAATCCAAAGAAGACAGCAAAAACTTCAATTCTTACAGTATGAATTTGATTTATAATTATTTTGAAAATGATTATAATATGAATGATCCTGCTACTTACGAAAATATTGTAAAAAGCGTTACCGCAAAAGATATTCAGGAATTTGCCACTTCACTTTTAAGTAAAGCCGACGCTATGGAGGTTGTTTTCAAGCCATTAAAATAAATTTTATCAGTTTTTTTTATAATAGAGTTTAATTGTTTTCCCTATCAATTATTATTTTGAGTTAGTAAGCAAATTAGTTGTTATAGCGGATTATCAGGAGGGTTGTTTTTTGCTATTCAGCCCTCTTTTTTTTAAATTTAACCCATGAACAAGAACATATTTTTAGGGAGTCTTTTGTTGTTGTTTTCAGTAATAACACAGGCTCAAATTTATAATCCGTTAAAATGGAAAACCAGTATCGAGAAAATTTCCGATACAGAATACGAGTTGCAGGCAAAAGCCATAATCGAATCGGGCTGGCATTTATACAGTCAGGAAGTTTCAGATGGAGGTCCGATTCCTACCCGTTTTACCTTTACAAAAACGCCCGAATTTCAGTTAATTGGGGAGGTAAAAGAAGAAAAAGGAAAAACGATCAACGATCCGGTTTTTAAAATGCAGATTAAGTTCTTTGAGAAGGAAACTACTTTTTCACAACGCATAAAAATACTTTCAGCTAAGCCTTTCAAAATCAAAACAGAAGTAGAGTTTATGGTTTGCAATGATGAAAACTGTCTTCCGCCAAGTTCAGATGAACTGGAGTTTGCTGTTAGCCCATCCGCCAAAGCGATAACTTTAATTGAAAGTAATGTAAAGAAAGAAATTAAAGCAACAGAAATCGATTCTTCGATTTCTGATGTTAAAGAAAAAACAGAGGAAATAATCCAGACAGAAATTGTAAAAACGCGCAAGAAAGAGCTGAAAAAACAGCAACCGGAAACGGAATCAAGAAGTTTGTGGGCGATTTTTTTACTGTCTTTTTTCTCCGGATTTGCAGCCTTGTTAACGCCTTGTGTTTTTCCGATGATTCCAATGACGGTAAGTTTTTTTACCAAGCAAAGTAAAACCAAATCACAAGGGATTAGAAAAGCTGTTTTTTACGGAATTTCGATTATCGCTATTTATATCTTTTTGGGTGCGATTGTAACCTGGGTTTTTGGTGCAGATTCTCTAAACGCACTTTCAACGAATGTTTGGTTTAACCTTGTATTTTTTGTGCTTTTAATGTTTTTTGCCTTTTCTTTTTTAGGAGCATTCGAAATTATGCTTCCAAATGCGTGGGCAAACAAAGTAGATTCGCAGGCAGATAAAGGCGGAATTGTTGGAATATTATTCATGGCTTTGGCTTTGGCGATTGTCTCATTTTCTTGTACGGGACCAATTGTTGGGACTTTACTTGTTGAAGCTGCTTCGCGTGGAGGAATTGCACCTTTTGTCGGAATGTTTGGTTTTTCTCTGGCTCTGGCATTGCCTTTTACCTTATTTGCGGCATTTCCGGGTTGGTTAAATTCACTGCCAAAATCGGGTGGCTGGCTGAATTCGGTTAAAGTATTTTTAGGGTTTCTGGAAATGGCTTTGGCTTTTAAATTTTTATCCAATGCCGATTTGGTTTTGCAATTACACTGGCTGGAAAGAGAAACTTTTTTGGCTATTTGGATTGCGATTTTCGGGACATTGACTTTTTATTTATTTGGGAAAATTCAGTTGCCTCATGATAGTCCGGTTTCCAATATTAGTGTTGGAAGATTAGGACTTGGTGTTTTGGTTTTGTCTTTTACCATTTATCTCATTCCCGGAATTTGGGGCGCACCATTGAAAATGATTAGCGGTTTTCCGCCGCCAATGCATTATAGCGAAATTCCGAATGGATTAAGTAATTCAGCATCACGTGAAATAACAGAAAATCTGCCGGAAGGAGCAGAGCTTGGCCCTCACGATATTATGGCCTTTACCGATTATGATTTAGGAATGCAATATGCCAAAAAAATTGGGAAACCGGTTATGATTGACTTTACAGGACATGCCTGTGTAAATTGTCGCAAGATGGAAGACAATGTTTGGTCTGACGATAAGGTGCAGAAAATTCTAAAAGGCGAAGTAGTTTTGATTTCTTTGTATGTTGACGATAAAAGAGAATTGGCTTCACATGAACAAAAAGTTTCTGAATTAACAGGTAAAAAAATAAAATATATTGGGCAGAAATGGAGTGAATTTCAAACCATAAAATATAAAACAAATGCACAGCCTTTTTATGTATTAGTTGATCACAATGGAGAACCACTAAACGAAACTTCAGCCTATAATCCTGATGTTACAGAATATCTGGATTGGTTAAAAAATGGAATTTCTAATTTTAAAGCAGATATTTAAAGATCAATAATTTTTAAAAATTCAGGAGAAATTGAATGTCCTTCATAAAAAAAGGATTTAATACACAAAAGCATAGCCTGTGTTTGAAATGTTTTTCAGGATCAAAAAGCGATGTCTCTATGTGCTTAAATTAATTGAAATAAGAAAAGCGGAACAATCGAAGAAGTTGTTTCGCTTTTTTTATTGGAAAAAATCAGAATCAAAAATTAGATTTTATCTTTATTGATGTTCATCGCATCAATAGACTGACATAAAATTGATACCGCTTTTTCCATTTCTTCTTTCTCCAGATGTCCAAATCCAAGTCGGGTCGCTGTGAGATCTTTTGTTTGGTATAAAATAGTTTTAGGCAGGAATAATCCGTTTGCGGCACATTCTTTCTGCAGGGTTATAAGATTAAAGTTTTCCAGCCATTCAATCCAGATAGCCAATCCGCGCAACGGAACTTTAAATTTAATTCGGCTCCCTAATTTTTCATTCAGTAAACCAACAAAATAATCCCTGCGCTCTTTATATATTTTTTTATTCTTTTTTGAAAGTCGGTGTACTTCACCTTCGTTAATCCATTCTGTCAGAACTTGTTCCTTTAGAACATCAATTCCCGGTTCCAGAATATTTTGGTGTTTTTCTAATTCTTTTATAAAGTCCGGTGGAGCGGTAACAAAACCATAGCTAAATCCCAATGGAAGCGATTTTCCAAATGAGCCAATATAAACCACTTTCTGATTCGTATCGAAAGCTGCCAAAGGTAAAACCGGGTTATTATCAAAATGGAAATCAAAATCATAATCATCTTCCAGAATCACAAAACCGTATTGATTAGCGAGTTCCAGAACTTCCATTCTTCTTTTGGCACTTAAACCAATTGTTGTTGGATAATGAAAATTGGAAGTAAGATATAAAACCCTGATTTCAGATTCTTCGCAAATTTTTTTCAGTCTGTTAGTATCAATTCCGTTCTGGTCTACAGGTATCGTAATAATCTGCGCGCCAGTGCTCGTTAACGTCATATTGGATATAAAATAACCCGGAGAAGCTACCACAACTTTATCTCCCGGAGCAATTAATACTTTGGTAACCAGATAAAGACTGATTTCATGACTGCTTGTAGTGAGAAGGTTCGAAGTCGAAATTCGAATACCTCGCGTAAGATTCAGATAATTGGAGAAATGCGTTTTAAAATTCAAATGAGACTGCATCTGAATTTGTTCGTAGGTTTTAGAAGTTTTCTGCCGTTTAAGTTTAGAAACATACAATCTGGCCAAAATATCATTCTGAATCAATCTCAAATCAGGCATTCCGTCATTGAATTGATAAGGAAGTTCGCTGTTTTCGAAAGGATTTTCGAGAATTGTAGATTGTTTAAAACTAAAACCTTTGCTTTCTATTGACAAACTGGATTCTCTGATTGGAGTAAATTCTGATTTGCCTTTCTTTTTATTTTGCGATAAAATAAAAGTGCCTTTATTAGGTAATGTTTCAATCCAGCCCTGAGCTTCCAGATCCTGAAAGGCCTTGATAAGCGTGTTTCTGTTAACAGACAATAGTTTACATAATATGCGGGTACCCGGTAGTTTTGTTCCTTCAGGAAGAAATCCGGTCTGAATCGCTTTAATAAATTCAAAAACGATCTGAAGATAAATTGCAGTGTTTTCTTCAGGTTTTAACTGAATAAAGCTTTTAAAAGGAATTTCAACCGGACCACTCATAATTATAAAACTGGTATACTTTATTAGTACGGCAAGATAGTACTTTTGCAAAAATTTTAAACCAGAATGAAAAAAATCTATTTTGCTGTCTTAATATTAATTTGTTTTAATATGTATTCTCAAACCAAAAAGGATACTATTATTGAGTTTGATGAAGTAATAATTAATGAAAACAGACTAAGCACTCCAATTTCTAAACAAAACAGAAATGTTTATGTGATCAATAGTGAAACTATAAAAAAGCTACCGGGAAAAACGCTTCAGGAAGTATTACAATACGCAAATGGTGTTGATATCAGGCAAAGAGGACCGTTTGGTGGACAAGTCGATATAAGTGTAGACGGCGGAAGTTTTGAACAAACCGTTGTTTTGCTTAACGGCGCAAAAATTATTGACTCTCAAACTGCTCACAATATGCTTAATCTGCCACTTCCGGTAGAAGCAATCGAAAGAATTGAGGTTTTGCGTGGTCCGGCTGCCAGAATTTTTGGAATTAACAGTTTAACCGGAGCAATTAATATTGTGACTAAAAAACCTAAAGATTCGGGAGTATTAGTGAGTACTTATGCCGGTTCTAATTTTGAGAAAGATACGCAAGACACGGGAGATACTTTTTATGCAGGCGGTGTTCAGGTTGGAGCTGTTTTAGGAAAAGAAAAACAGCAACATTCGATTTTTGCTTCGCATGATAAAAGTAATGGGTATCGTTATAATACCGGATTTGAAAACAATAAAATATTGTATCAGGGAAATGTACAAATCAACGATTCAAATGAAATTTTAGGAGCTGTTGGTTATGTAAATAATGATTTTGGTGCAAATGGTTTTTATGCAGCTCCGGGCGATAAGAATTCTACAGAAATTGTGCAGACAACATTTGCCAACATTCAGTCTAAGCATCATATTACCGAAAGATGGAAAATAATGCCGAGAGTTACATACAGATATAATTATGATGATTACAGATACTTAGGAGATAATAATCTAAAAGTTGGAAGAAGTCAGCATTATACTAATTCGATTGCAGCAGAACTTAATTCATCGATAAAAACTGAAAAAGGTGAAATTGGTTTTGGAGCAGAATTTAGAAATGAAAACATTCATTCATCAAATATTGGAGATCATGATCGTGATAATGTTGGACTTTATGCAGAATACAGAACCTATTTGTTCGAAAAGCTTAATGTAAATTTAGGAACATATCTGAACTATAATTCGGATTATAAATGGCAGATTTATCCGGGATTAGATGCTAGTTACGAATTGACAAATAGTTTGAAGATTGTTGGAAATTTAGGAACAAGTCAACGAATTCCTTCTTTTACAGATTTATATCTGAATCAGCGCCCGGGAAATATTGGTAATCCGGATTTAACTTCAGAAAATGCTTTCCAGAGCGAAATAGGATTTAAATACACAAAAAAAGCACTGAACTTAAATGTAAATTATTTCTACAGAGAAATCAATAATTACATTGACTGGACACGTATGGTAACTACGGTGCCGTGGCAAAGTCAAAACTATGGTGATTTGATTACAAACGGAATCAATATGCGCGGAACATACAGAATCGATTTATCAAAAGATTCTAAACTGAGTTTCTATCTTGGATATTCTTATCTGGATTCGAGGTTTAAAGATACACGTCCGGAGCCTTATTCAAAATATTTAATTTCATCATTAAAACATCAGATAACCAATACGATCGATTACCAACATAAAGATTTTTCTGTTTTGTTGGCGACTCGTTTTAACGAAAGAGTTACAGGAGCTTCGTACTGGATTAATGATTTTAGAATCAGTCAGGGACTTAAAAAATTCACTGTATTTGTAGATGCTCAAAATATATTTAATACAACTTATTACGAAGTTGGGGCTTTCCCTTTACCGGCAAGATGGTTTAGCGCTGGTGTAAAATTTGTTACTTTTTAATTGAAAAAATAATAATAGATTTCAAAAGCCTTTAAATAGTGATATTTAAAGGCTTTTTGTTTTTTCAGAATTTTACTGAAGTTTAAAAAATCGTTTAATTGCAGAGTGATATTATCCGTTTTTAAATCCCTTTTTGGCTGTATTGCGATATAGAGATGTTTTTTTATTTAAAGAGCAATATAGTTTTAGTAAAAAGAGCTTACGCTATCAAATTATTTGATCTGTAAGGAAAATTAATTGAAACTTCCTCTTTACATTTGACTGAAAAAGAGATTTTGCTAGTCTCTATAAATTTATCTTTTGCACATAAAGAAT
The sequence above is drawn from the Flavobacterium sp. N2038 genome and encodes:
- a CDS encoding TlpA family protein disulfide reductase, whose protein sequence is MKKHIFYFILTFIAVQMSFASSISEYAVIKGTVSIPDFIAKEVTLYNVEEGKPAVAATAKVNTLGEFGFMIPVSASGFYYVDYGQFKGRTQLIRLYLEPKLDINLVINKEHYVLSGKNVGQNVLVQKANEIYNEFAPFARLGGNVTYVQFYPWLDKGVAKANEFSKSINTKDANFNKLLKLAVATDVEESTYTFFRLPRTAFPDKDDRPAVIKTWQTDKKFTDPDLLKLHNGVTLMSNYFFYISVSGAAVPKRLDIVETLNHITDPALKDVYLREEVATSRMKIEEYEKVAPSIKPYMISDASKTFLVEYEKVLHKNVGQKGLNFSYNDINDKPVSFSDFKGKFVYIDLWATWCGPCKAEIPHMKKIEEDYHGKNIVFVSLSLDKSKDAQKWKDFVTKEQLKGIQLMADKDFNSDVAKNYEVNAIPRFLLFDTKGNIINTDALRPSNPELREQLDKLLKG
- a CDS encoding thioredoxin family protein, with product MKRFFKIASAVLLLACPSIVLKAQTQSTDESWELAKKQAQTEKKLIFVDLYFTGCMPCAQMDKEVFPDPKVATVLSADFVTFKSDILKEEIGKKLCMKYGVTGFPTFLFMSADGKVIDTEGGFQNAAQFTALLQNAKEAAKKGLFKKYSTKIEEKEYPDFYKEAYLNGKRNVSFETADAYLKAQPSLTAEVPFVIISGLRIGRQYDDFYLKNAKQLYKDYGSGSVSNHVFTILQRKKKDFEKTKDLAGFKKLLEEMKPLYSAEDWTKFEGILLKDFGVEKVVTNPYTLQK
- a CDS encoding M16 family metallopeptidase gives rise to the protein MKYSKKISVLLLFIGSLTFAQNYKTNDPIAVNQKIKKGVLPNGMTYYIYPTDVNKNTASYYIIQNVGSILENDQQKGLAHFLEHMAFNGTKNFEGKGILNTLQKQGAVFGKNINAYTSTDETVYNLDNIPSKDGGVVDTCLLVLHDWSNFLSLTNEEIDAERGVITEEWRTRQNARARIYNQLAPYYYNNSLYADRMPIGDMDIVKNFKYQVLKDFYKDWYRPDLQAIAIVGDINADEIEAKIKKLFADIPAPQNPKKRFEIAIPERAEPTFKLALDKEISASGISYMIRHVSEKPTGTYADLEKSTQRSIAFSILNNRLGEMAQKQECPFKGAQIGYQSYSRLNDIWVLSVSPKPGKQEEAFAMVMKEWVRAYKFGFSKGEIERAVTETISGYENYLEKINEISHKDVIGMVKDDYLNHEVIADPNAEFEITKSILKNIDTKILQEQISKLYTSQNRVVTVTGVEGEENLTQEKAFAAIQKAENDASLQPYVDTFEGKTLLGNLKINSGKIVSEKKETAIDATTFVLSNGVKVHYKFADKNKKEVELKAESFGGTSLYEPQDLPSIGRTTALAMMSGVGELSNVDLDKVLKGKIANSSVSISSLKETVSGSANVKDIETMMQLIHLRFVQPRFDNQMYALLKQRLENSLKNRANDINAKMEDSLSVVVYGKNNPRVQLFNQKYIDDLSFDKMKAFYLDRFADVSNFEFYIVGDVSPEVLKPLLEKYIASINGIKRKEKFKSDVPKWVSNKIDQDVFIKMQTPKSSVRIAFVKDCAFTQKNRILVSFLSDVLTLRYTESLREKEGGTYGAQVKASIDKLPVSKANLQILFDCDAEKVEHLLPIVYQEIDKIKKGEIAAEDVEKTRTNYLKSKEDSKNFNSYSMNLIYNYFENDYNMNDPATYENIVKSVTAKDIQEFATSLLSKADAMEVVFKPLK
- a CDS encoding retropepsin-like aspartic protease, with the translated sequence MKKIFLFSIMIFGYSVCAQNGVQKSIESFEKAFQNKNYNDIKNLLAPEFNVGAGDSSSNEFYLNAIFNAFPVLDSIQMGKSVTIKNETFVSADFCFKGKEKKPTQIVFNKENKIRYVTFFDGLYRVDRNAEVKKMASIPFEIVENGIAIKIKLNKANREFLMLFDTGADGMALNPDSAYKAGVVVTKSKSASVVGGSQQVQYSADNTIYIGDQVLKNQGLVIFPKHGVYDGLFGANLLRNYITSVNFDTMTIDLYNFGNFNYWGKAKPLVFDYKSGLPVVQMNLTFEDKKTVEGNFTFDTGAGYDLIAYGPFNHKNNLETSLKNEYTSVNYSLGKQTKIVGGAIPNVAINGNNFPDVTIAVQEYDEANKNWAFADGSLGIDLIKRFNFTIDVLHKTVYLEPNKNFKKRSSFYIAGLNLDFDENQNLIVKRILDQENEDLKKVKTGAKVTQINDFEAKDLLKPENLKKLKENKESKDLIIEQEDQSMRITI